The proteins below come from a single Nocardioides eburneiflavus genomic window:
- a CDS encoding hemolysin family protein: MEADTLIDVLLVLAFILVGGVFAATEIALVSLRSGQVDRLETQGGRGHAVASLARDPNRFLSAVQIGVTVAGFFSAAFGASTLAPSFAPVFEGLGAPAPETVSLVATTLVVSYLSLVLGELVPKRLALQRSVGVAKLFAPPLGQFARVMTPVIWLLSLSTDLLVRLLGGNPDATNDEVDEEELRMMISGHEDIPEGERRLVDDVFEAGDRSLSEVMKPRGDVVFLSGDLTLAEAVAIIVEQPYTRYPVTGASFDEILGYLHLRDVLGRADDRSTTVADITRELPVLPRTNRVLPSIDQLRSLGAHIALVVDEYGGTDGIVTLEDLMEELVGEIHDEYDTDAAVAASADPTTVDAGVTIEEFGERTGVELDDGPYETVAGYVLHRLARMAELGDRVMVEDRPLEVVGLDGHRITRVRLHESTVPAGDAAADSAADEVADESGPTAQQAAFADYFATWGLFLPDAAVAGHRDGHLMGHGWSVRFRWRDDGTLLVRAGHRMTNERVFAITPDGEVRPAEPEPPSELMATPSDATPEQKAEIEHAYRSAWTRYSKAVSAAGLDYDRTPLPRGLEPGADSQVWRLDDGEWHAEPLRRAPSSEPGSTPDEE, encoded by the coding sequence AGGTCGACCGGCTCGAGACCCAGGGCGGTCGTGGCCACGCGGTCGCGTCGCTGGCCCGGGACCCCAACCGGTTCCTCTCCGCGGTGCAGATCGGCGTCACGGTGGCGGGCTTCTTCTCCGCCGCGTTCGGCGCCTCGACCCTGGCGCCGTCCTTCGCGCCGGTCTTCGAGGGCCTCGGCGCCCCGGCCCCGGAGACCGTGTCGCTGGTCGCGACGACCCTCGTCGTGTCGTACCTCTCCCTCGTCCTCGGCGAGCTCGTGCCCAAGCGGCTCGCGCTCCAGCGCTCGGTCGGCGTCGCCAAGCTGTTCGCCCCGCCGCTGGGGCAGTTCGCGCGCGTGATGACGCCGGTCATCTGGCTGCTGTCGCTGTCCACCGACCTCCTCGTCCGCCTCCTCGGCGGCAACCCCGACGCCACCAACGACGAGGTCGACGAGGAGGAGCTGCGCATGATGATCTCGGGCCACGAGGACATCCCGGAGGGCGAGCGCAGGCTCGTCGACGACGTCTTCGAGGCCGGCGACCGGTCGCTCAGCGAGGTGATGAAGCCCCGCGGCGACGTCGTCTTCCTCAGCGGCGACCTCACCCTCGCGGAGGCCGTCGCCATCATCGTCGAGCAGCCCTACACCCGCTACCCGGTGACCGGCGCGTCGTTCGACGAGATCCTCGGCTACCTCCACCTGCGCGACGTCCTCGGCCGGGCCGACGACCGGTCGACGACGGTCGCCGACATCACCCGCGAGCTGCCCGTCCTCCCGCGCACCAACCGGGTGCTGCCCTCGATCGACCAGCTGCGGAGCCTCGGCGCGCACATCGCGCTCGTCGTCGACGAGTACGGCGGCACCGACGGCATCGTCACCCTCGAGGACCTGATGGAGGAGCTGGTCGGCGAGATCCACGACGAGTACGACACCGACGCCGCGGTCGCCGCCTCCGCGGACCCGACGACCGTCGACGCCGGCGTGACGATCGAGGAGTTCGGCGAGCGGACCGGTGTCGAGCTCGACGACGGGCCCTACGAGACGGTCGCCGGCTACGTCCTGCACCGTCTCGCCCGGATGGCCGAGCTCGGTGACCGGGTGATGGTCGAGGACCGCCCCCTCGAGGTGGTCGGTCTCGACGGCCACCGCATCACGCGCGTACGCCTGCACGAGTCGACCGTGCCGGCCGGGGACGCGGCGGCCGACAGTGCCGCCGACGAGGTGGCCGACGAGTCCGGCCCGACCGCCCAGCAGGCCGCGTTCGCCGACTACTTCGCCACCTGGGGCCTGTTCCTCCCCGACGCCGCGGTCGCCGGCCACCGCGACGGCCACCTGATGGGGCACGGGTGGTCGGTGCGGTTCCGCTGGCGCGACGACGGGACCCTGCTCGTCCGGGCCGGTCATCGGATGACCAACGAGCGGGTGTTCGCCATCACGCCGGACGGCGAGGTCCGGCCGGCCGAGCCGGAGCCGCCCTCCGAGCTGATGGCCACCCCGAGCGACGCGACGCCCGAGCAGAAGGCCGAGATCGAGCACGCGTACCGCTCGGCGTGGACGCGCTACTCCAAGGCGGTGTCCGCGGCCGGCCTCGACTACGACCGCACGCCGCTGCCGCGCGGCCTCGAGCCCGGCGCGGACAGCCAGGTCTGGCGACTCGACGACGGCGAGTGGCACGCCGAGCCGCTGCGTCGCGCCCCGAGCTCGGAGCCCGGCTCGACCCCGGACGAGGAATAG